From Anopheles darlingi chromosome 2, idAnoDarlMG_H_01, whole genome shotgun sequence, the proteins below share one genomic window:
- the LOC125947962 gene encoding zinc finger protein 62 homolog yields the protein MVQLCCRICLEQRKHTELVSVFSMHDGFVIRDKLRELFDLEIGQTEMLTTICKSCLKKVCTARNIRDWFNKQNLKYQQLMCSGSDPQAGTNASNSPSMIVKEHSPLVKSTTHEEASVSGDTDAIEEGVQYFTVSTEDETIRCSEEALVDAQDDASVDPKLQQSAEFQVQLIGDISLNEQSSYKIVQLGEKPTIVTKDTKNNRCYISIDGNTFLGMDTDTESVNEEILSVQSEQELDEEESATSVQQNGCETAEVRDDLECSLCGMQFDLEAQLIDHGVETHGDRFELLQCKGCYIQFASKRSLRRHRCDAEGKFQCRYCEKVLKTRNAWKSHQNMHTGEKSFHCDLCDRKFSQYSSMRRHRLVHTDEKPYECEYCYKKFRQTCILQAHRRRHTGEKPYKCDVCGNSFRENSAFARHKTLHNRDHPGKGKV from the exons atggtTCAGCTGTGCTGCAGGATATGCCTGGAGCAAAGAAAGCATACCGAACTAGTTTCAGTGTTCAGCATGCACGATGGATTTGTAATTCGGGATAAGCTACGTGAGCTGTTCGATCTGGAG ATTGGCCAGACGGAAATGCTCACGACCATCTGTAAGTCATGTCTGAAGAAGGTGTGTACTGCACGGAACATACGGGACTGGTTTAATAAGCAAAACCTCAAGTACCAGCAACTCATGTG TTCCGGCAGCGATCCACAAGCTGGCACCAATGCATCTAATTCACCTTCCATGATTGTAAAAGAACATTCCCCATTGGTAAAGAGTACAACGCACGAGGAAGCGAGTGTCAGCGGCGACACCGACGCCATAGAGGAAGGTGTACAGTATTTCACAGTATCGACAGAGGACGAAACAATAAGGTGCTCTGAGGAAGCACTGGTAGACGCGCAAGATGATGCTAGTGTTGATCCGAAGTTGCAGCAATCCGCCGAGTTTCAGGTGCAGCTGATCGGCGACATTTCCCTGAACGAGCAGTCGTCCTACAAGATCGTTCAGCTAGGAGAAAAACCTACCATCGTGACTAAGGATACTAAGAATAACCGCTGCTATATCTCCATCGATGGCAATACCTTCCTGGGAATGGACACGGATACCGAATCCGTGAACGAGGAAATACTATCAGTACAATCAGAGCAAGAACTGGATGAAGAAGAATCTGCAACTTCGGTACAACAGAACGGGTGTGAGACTGCTGAAGTGCGAGATGACCTCGAATGTTCTCTGTGCGGCATGCAGTTTGACCTGGAGGCGCAGCTGATTGACCATGGTGTCGAGACGCACGGCGATCGGTTCGAGTTGCTCCAGTGCAAGGGCTGTTACATTCAGTTCGCGTCAAAACGGTCGCTGCGACGGCACCGATGTGACGCCGAGGGAAAGTTTCAGTGCAGGTACTGCGAGAAAGTGTTGAAAACACGCAACGCCTGGAAGAGCCACCAAAATATGCACACGGGGGAGAAGAGCTTTCATTGTGATCTTTGTGATCGCAAGTTTAGCCAGTACTCCAGTATGCGCCGTCATCGGCTAGTACACACCGATGAAAAGCCTTACGAGTGTGAGTATTGTTACAAAAAGTTCCGACAGACATGCATATTGCAGGCCCACCGTCGACGACACACCGGCGAGAAGCCATACAAATGTGATGTTTGCGGCAATTCCTTCCGTGAGAATAGTGCGTTTGCCAGGCACAAAACATTACACAATCGGGATCATCCCGGCAAGGGTAAGGTCTAA